A window of Blastomonas sp. SL216 contains these coding sequences:
- a CDS encoding GNAT family N-acetyltransferase yields the protein MSSRFLPVAPGEIATVVTHLEMRERPGPRPVRPVPLRLKRWKAPDNARYRTLYRRVGEPWLWFSRLAMADDALAAILTDPGVEIFAVLDPQGIEVGLLELDFRAAGQCEIAFFGLIPQLTGQGFGGWLMGQALGLAWRGGIERVWVHTCTLDDPRALGFYIAKGFVPTGREIELLPDPRLTGLIPRDCAPHVPLIG from the coding sequence ATGAGCTCGCGCTTTCTGCCGGTCGCACCCGGCGAGATTGCCACCGTGGTGACGCATCTTGAGATGCGCGAACGGCCGGGGCCGCGCCCGGTCAGGCCCGTGCCGCTGCGGCTGAAGCGGTGGAAGGCGCCCGATAACGCCAGATACCGCACGCTCTACCGCCGCGTCGGCGAACCCTGGCTGTGGTTCTCGCGGCTGGCGATGGCCGATGACGCGCTGGCGGCGATCCTGACCGATCCGGGCGTCGAGATCTTCGCGGTGCTCGACCCGCAAGGCATCGAGGTCGGGCTGCTCGAGCTCGATTTCCGCGCGGCCGGCCAGTGCGAGATCGCCTTTTTCGGCCTGATCCCGCAGCTGACCGGGCAGGGCTTTGGCGGCTGGCTGATGGGCCAGGCGCTCGGGCTCGCCTGGCGCGGCGGTATCGAACGGGTCTGGGTGCACACCTGCACGCTGGATGATCCGCGCGCGCTCGGCTTCTATATCGCCAAGGGCTTCGTGCCGACGGGCCGCGAGATCGAGCTGCTGCCTGACCCGCGCCTTACCGGCCTGATCCCGCGCGATTGCGCCCCGCACGTGCCGCTGATCGGCTGA
- a CDS encoding PDZ domain-containing protein: MFKSVTRAVSRTSLLSGVGLAVVALGVPMAQVAFAPTAAAQSAKLPKPYVSRAIDATLMEITPAVRSQFGIKPRVNGVLVISTDPRGIAAKNKIVPGDVITDVRGKRVLRPIDVDTHVLYWLKKGDSAFQFGGNRGGERYSSAAEITLALFEAVIDLASIGSWSAYSSSSFSYTSYYEEYSTVIVEEYSYSETIIEETVTSSSFESEITSEESTYEETTETSEEVTEETSEEVSEESSEESSEEASEESEEEESADEGEDEADDADEGEGEADDAEEGEDEADEGEDEADEADEADDAEEEEADEAEEEPEEDDSGGEDDSGGDEEPEL, from the coding sequence ATGTTCAAGTCTGTTACGCGCGCTGTGTCGCGCACCTCGCTGCTGTCCGGCGTCGGGCTGGCAGTGGTGGCGCTCGGCGTGCCGATGGCGCAGGTTGCCTTTGCACCCACCGCCGCTGCGCAGTCGGCCAAGCTGCCCAAGCCCTATGTGTCGCGCGCCATTGATGCGACGCTGATGGAAATCACCCCCGCGGTCCGCTCGCAGTTCGGCATCAAGCCCAGGGTCAACGGCGTGCTGGTCATCTCGACCGACCCGCGCGGCATTGCCGCCAAGAACAAGATCGTCCCCGGCGATGTCATCACCGACGTGCGGGGCAAGCGCGTGCTGCGGCCGATCGATGTCGACACCCATGTGCTGTACTGGCTGAAAAAGGGTGACAGCGCGTTCCAGTTTGGCGGCAACCGTGGCGGTGAGCGTTACAGCTCTGCCGCAGAAATCACGCTGGCGCTGTTCGAGGCGGTGATCGATCTGGCCAGCATCGGATCGTGGAGCGCCTATTCGTCGTCCAGCTTCAGCTATACGAGCTATTACGAGGAATACAGCACGGTCATCGTCGAGGAATATAGCTATAGCGAGACGATCATCGAGGAGACCGTCACCTCGTCGAGCTTCGAGAGCGAGATAACCTCGGAAGAATCGACCTATGAGGAAACCACCGAAACCTCGGAAGAGGTGACGGAGGAAACGTCCGAGGAAGTCAGCGAGGAAAGCTCGGAAGAAAGCTCCGAAGAAGCGAGCGAGGAATCCGAAGAGGAAGAATCGGCTGACGAAGGCGAGGATGAAGCCGACGACGCCGATGAGGGCGAAGGCGAAGCTGATGATGCCGAAGAGGGCGAAGACGAGGCCGACGAAGGCGAGGACGAGGCTGACGAGGCTGACGAGGCGGATGACGCCGAGGAAGAGGAAGCCGATGAAGCCGAGGAAGAGCCGGAAGAGGATGATTCCGGCGGTGAAGACGATTCGGGCGGCGATGAAGAACCCGAGCTCTGA
- a CDS encoding polymer-forming cytoskeletal protein, with protein MVGNSTFSVIGADVVITGNISAKVDLHVDGRVEGDIACASLVQGESSTIHGAIVAESARLSGTVNGSVDARDLVITASAQVTGDISYETLTIEQGGHVDGQFRHKSKAAAPQITSGEDKPALMLSNG; from the coding sequence ATGGTCGGCAATTCCACCTTTTCGGTCATCGGCGCGGATGTCGTGATTACCGGCAATATCTCGGCCAAGGTCGACCTGCATGTCGACGGCCGCGTCGAAGGCGATATTGCCTGCGCCTCGCTGGTGCAGGGCGAATCGAGCACCATCCACGGCGCGATCGTCGCGGAATCGGCGCGGCTTTCGGGCACGGTCAACGGATCGGTCGATGCTCGCGATCTGGTGATCACCGCCAGCGCGCAGGTGACCGGCGATATCAGCTACGAGACGCTTACCATCGAGCAGGGCGGCCATGTCGATGGCCAGTTCCGCCACAAGAGCAAGGCCGCCGCACCGCAGATCACCAGCGGTGAGGACAAGCCGGCGCTGATGCTCTCCAACGGCTGA
- a CDS encoding M23 family metallopeptidase: MRSQGQIKFVKVSARLQMTVAGSIAAALLLWLLVTLFMLVSQYSISMERLALVRKQAEIESSASRVDAYRSSVEDVAKDLEKRQAFLEDIVTSYIGEQAASEDASTVVGKAEKGSSDEAAQTARKISAMVPEAAGLARMEARQIAFVEQLTRAAAVRARNAEQAIRKFGLNPEMVAKASATAQGGPFIPFKGSGNARLDPRFTTLGQTLARMDALERGLVAIPSGTPALAPAITSGFGYRRDPFTGAAALHSGIDFKGAPGSAILAAAQGKIVFAGVKSGYGNCVEVAHGNGLVTRYAHLSSIGVRVGQKVDKGERLGGMGSTGRSTGTHLHFEVRHNDRAMNPRPFLEANRDVLKIQAVAEQRTDDATR; encoded by the coding sequence ATGCGATCGCAGGGACAGATCAAATTCGTGAAGGTGTCTGCGCGTCTGCAGATGACGGTGGCTGGCAGCATTGCCGCCGCCCTTTTGCTGTGGCTGCTGGTGACGCTGTTCATGCTGGTCAGCCAGTACAGCATCAGCATGGAGCGCCTGGCGCTGGTCCGCAAACAGGCAGAGATCGAAAGCTCGGCCAGCCGCGTCGATGCCTATCGTTCCTCGGTAGAAGACGTCGCCAAGGACCTCGAAAAACGCCAGGCTTTCCTCGAAGATATCGTGACCAGCTATATCGGCGAGCAGGCAGCAAGCGAAGATGCCAGCACCGTGGTCGGCAAGGCGGAAAAGGGCAGCAGCGACGAAGCCGCGCAGACCGCCCGCAAGATCAGCGCGATGGTGCCCGAAGCGGCCGGCCTGGCCCGCATGGAAGCACGCCAGATTGCCTTTGTCGAACAGCTGACCCGCGCCGCAGCAGTCCGCGCCCGCAACGCCGAACAGGCCATCCGCAAATTCGGCCTGAACCCCGAAATGGTCGCCAAGGCCAGCGCCACCGCCCAGGGTGGTCCGTTCATTCCGTTCAAGGGCTCGGGCAACGCCCGGCTCGATCCGCGCTTCACCACGCTGGGTCAGACGCTCGCGCGCATGGACGCGCTGGAGCGCGGCCTGGTCGCCATTCCTTCGGGAACGCCCGCGCTTGCCCCCGCCATCACCAGCGGCTTCGGCTATCGCCGCGATCCGTTCACCGGCGCGGCCGCGTTGCACAGCGGCATTGATTTCAAGGGCGCGCCCGGCTCTGCCATTCTGGCCGCCGCGCAGGGCAAGATCGTGTTCGCCGGCGTCAAATCGGGCTATGGCAATTGCGTCGAAGTCGCGCATGGCAACGGCCTTGTCACCCGCTATGCGCACCTGTCGTCAATCGGCGTCCGGGTCGGCCAGAAGGTCGACAAGGGCGAGCGGCTGGGCGGCATGGGCAGCACCGGCCGTTCCACCGGCACGCACCTGCATTTCGAGGTGCGCCATAACGACCGTGCCATGAACCCTCGCCCGTTTCTGGAGGCCAACCGAGATGTTCTCAAGATCCAAGCCGTCGCCGAACAGCGGACCGACGACGCCACCCGCTAA
- a CDS encoding glutamate-5-semialdehyde dehydrogenase: MLTALPLADETTAAQVITQCCQSARRASQQLKRMDDAAKADALRAAAAALREDAEVILAANALDCANGAARGLSPAMLDRLKLDEPRLAAIADSVDAVAALPDPVGEEIDRRTAPAGMTLRRVRVPIGVIGIIYESRPNVTVDAAVLCVRSGNAVILRGGSEALHSNRALHASLARGLAAAGMDEGAVQLVPTQDRDAVGAMLAAAGGIDLIIPRGGKSLVARVQADARVPVLAHLDGICHSFVHASADPEMARAIVLNAKLRRTGICGAMETLLIDRDYSHAASLLAALAETGCELRGDDMVMELEPRAVSASDEDWDTEYLDAILSVAFVEGLDGALDHIARHSSGHTDAIITGDTAAAARFQAEVDSAIVMVNASSQFADGGEFGLGAEIGIATGRLHARGPVALEGLTTYKWLVDGEGHIRA; the protein is encoded by the coding sequence ATGTTGACCGCCCTTCCCCTTGCCGATGAAACCACCGCCGCGCAGGTGATCACCCAGTGCTGCCAGAGCGCCCGGCGCGCCTCGCAGCAGCTCAAGCGGATGGATGATGCCGCCAAGGCCGATGCCCTGCGCGCGGCAGCGGCCGCGTTGCGCGAGGACGCCGAGGTCATCCTCGCGGCGAATGCGCTCGATTGCGCAAATGGTGCCGCGCGCGGCCTTTCGCCTGCGATGCTCGATCGGCTGAAGCTGGACGAGCCGCGGCTCGCCGCGATTGCCGACAGCGTTGATGCTGTTGCCGCCCTGCCCGATCCTGTCGGCGAGGAAATCGACCGGCGCACCGCGCCTGCCGGCATGACGCTGCGCCGGGTACGCGTGCCCATCGGCGTGATCGGCATCATCTATGAAAGCCGCCCCAATGTGACCGTCGATGCCGCCGTGCTCTGCGTCCGCTCGGGCAACGCCGTCATCCTGCGCGGGGGCAGCGAGGCGCTGCACAGCAACCGTGCGCTGCACGCCAGCCTGGCGCGCGGGCTCGCGGCGGCGGGCATGGACGAAGGCGCGGTGCAGCTGGTGCCGACGCAGGACCGCGATGCCGTGGGCGCGATGCTCGCGGCGGCAGGCGGCATAGACCTGATCATCCCGCGCGGCGGCAAGTCGCTGGTCGCGCGCGTCCAGGCCGATGCCCGCGTCCCCGTGCTCGCGCATCTGGACGGCATCTGCCACAGCTTCGTCCATGCCAGCGCCGATCCTGAAATGGCGCGGGCGATCGTGCTCAACGCCAAGCTCCGCCGCACCGGCATTTGCGGCGCGATGGAAACGCTGCTGATCGACCGCGACTATTCGCATGCCGCGTCGCTGCTGGCCGCGCTGGCCGAAACGGGCTGCGAATTGCGCGGCGACGACATGGTCATGGAACTGGAGCCGCGCGCGGTGTCGGCCAGCGACGAGGATTGGGACACCGAATATCTCGACGCGATCCTTTCGGTCGCCTTTGTCGAGGGGCTGGACGGCGCGCTGGACCATATCGCACGGCACAGCTCGGGCCATACCGATGCGATCATCACCGGCGACACCGCCGCCGCCGCCCGCTTCCAGGCCGAAGTCGATAGTGCGATCGTGATGGTCAACGCGTCCAGCCAGTTTGCCGATGGCGGCGAGTTCGGGCTGGGTGCGGAGATCGGCATCGCCACCGGCAGGCTGCACGCACGCGGCCCGGTCGCATTGGAAGGGCTGACCACCTATAAATGGCTGGTCGACGGCGAGGGCCATATCCGCGCCTGA
- a CDS encoding ribbon-helix-helix protein, CopG family, translating into MVAAITYTLYTCGMSKSQIITARIDPEVMELVDRVAKAQGRSRSWLAARAIEKMVRAEVAFMEFVQAGEDDIAAGRFLTQEQMEEWIGQMRTEADARIAAQDAKRQQEQDKAA; encoded by the coding sequence ATGGTTGCGGCCATCACGTATACATTGTATACATGCGGGATGAGCAAGTCGCAGATCATCACCGCCCGCATCGATCCCGAAGTCATGGAACTGGTTGACCGCGTCGCCAAGGCGCAAGGACGCAGCCGGTCGTGGCTGGCCGCACGCGCGATCGAGAAAATGGTCCGCGCCGAAGTGGCGTTCATGGAATTCGTGCAAGCGGGCGAGGATGACATCGCCGCGGGTCGTTTCCTGACACAGGAACAGATGGAAGAGTGGATCGGCCAGATGCGCACCGAGGCCGATGCCAGAATCGCCGCGCAGGATGCCAAGCGCCAGCAAGAGCAAGATAAAGCTGCGTGA
- a CDS encoding type II toxin-antitoxin system RelE/ParE family toxin has protein sequence MRVTWSARAQDDFTIIFRQALDEDARYARNLVDALSKAMDRLSDYPRLGTPVGSDGHRKWRLPGTPFLIVYHAGEESLHILRVYHERQDWSTEP, from the coding sequence ATGCGCGTCACCTGGTCGGCGCGCGCGCAGGACGACTTCACCATCATCTTTCGGCAAGCCCTGGATGAGGACGCGCGCTATGCGCGAAATCTGGTTGATGCGTTGAGCAAGGCTATGGACCGATTGTCGGACTATCCTCGCCTCGGCACGCCGGTCGGATCGGATGGGCACCGCAAATGGCGTTTGCCCGGGACGCCGTTCCTCATCGTCTACCATGCAGGCGAAGAGAGCTTGCATATCCTGCGCGTCTATCACGAGCGCCAGGACTGGAGCACCGAGCCATGA
- a CDS encoding nicotinate-nucleotide adenylyltransferase, with translation MRGRPVRTGLMGGSFNPAHRGHRAISLFAMEALGLDEIWWMVSPGNPLKEGASDMAPLKARLGSARKMARRSRIRATGIETELGTRYTVDTLAALRKRHAKRDFIWIMGADNLAGFHRWKDWRGIARQMPIAVIARPGYDGAAISGPAMAWFGHRVRPRSQARDWTRWSMPALVLMRFRPDPRSATALRRSDPDWFLDYADTIVRDAVTRQVIA, from the coding sequence ATGAGGGGCCGTCCTGTCCGTACCGGCCTGATGGGCGGATCGTTCAACCCGGCGCATCGCGGCCACCGGGCGATCAGCCTGTTCGCCATGGAGGCGCTGGGGCTGGACGAGATCTGGTGGATGGTCAGCCCCGGCAATCCGCTGAAGGAGGGCGCCAGCGACATGGCCCCGCTCAAGGCCAGGCTCGGTTCGGCGCGCAAGATGGCGCGGCGCAGCCGGATTCGCGCGACGGGAATCGAGACCGAACTGGGCACGCGCTACACCGTCGACACGCTGGCTGCCTTGCGCAAACGCCATGCCAAACGCGACTTCATCTGGATCATGGGCGCGGACAATCTGGCGGGATTCCACCGGTGGAAGGACTGGCGCGGCATCGCGCGGCAAATGCCGATTGCAGTCATCGCCCGTCCGGGATATGATGGCGCTGCCATTTCGGGCCCCGCAATGGCCTGGTTCGGGCATCGTGTCCGTCCCCGAAGCCAGGCAAGAGACTGGACACGATGGAGTATGCCGGCGCTCGTGCTGATGCGCTTTCGTCCTGATCCGCGATCTGCCACTGCCTTGCGCAGAAGCGATCCCGACTGGTTTCTGGATTACGCCGATACAATCGTGCGCGATGCAGTGACCCGGCAGGTCATTGCGTGA
- the rsfS gene encoding ribosome silencing factor encodes MQSLDDDQAQEVVSIPLAGKSNIADFMVIASGRSTRQVASMAQKLAERIKQAGGSARIEGLTNADWVLIDAGDVIVHLFRPEVRSFYNLERMWAFGDAPEAPNA; translated from the coding sequence ATGCAATCGCTCGACGACGACCAGGCGCAGGAGGTGGTTTCCATCCCGCTCGCCGGTAAGAGCAACATCGCCGATTTCATGGTGATCGCCTCGGGCCGCTCGACCCGCCAGGTTGCGTCGATGGCGCAGAAGCTGGCCGAACGGATCAAGCAGGCCGGCGGCAGCGCGCGGATCGAAGGCCTGACCAATGCCGATTGGGTGCTGATCGATGCCGGCGATGTCATCGTCCATCTGTTCCGCCCCGAAGTGCGCAGCTTCTACAACCTGGAACGGATGTGGGCCTTTGGCGACGCGCCCGAGGCTCCCAACGCCTGA
- a CDS encoding 23S rRNA (pseudouridine(1915)-N(3))-methyltransferase RlmH, giving the protein MRLHIIARGKIGRSPEAELVQRYVKRIQWPLAISELPDRGGTVPPATPGSRTVMLDETGKQLTSMEFAQTLDRWRGDGVREARFLIGAADGFDDAERANADLLIAYGKATWPHMMARAMLAEQLYRATSILAGHPYHREG; this is encoded by the coding sequence ATGCGCCTGCACATCATCGCGCGCGGCAAGATCGGCCGGTCGCCCGAGGCCGAGCTGGTGCAGCGCTATGTCAAGCGCATCCAGTGGCCGCTGGCGATCAGCGAACTGCCCGATCGCGGCGGTACCGTGCCCCCTGCCACGCCCGGCAGCCGCACGGTGATGCTCGATGAAACCGGCAAGCAGCTGACGTCGATGGAATTCGCCCAGACGCTCGACCGCTGGCGCGGCGATGGCGTGCGCGAGGCGCGCTTCCTGATCGGCGCGGCGGACGGCTTTGACGATGCCGAGCGCGCCAATGCCGACCTGCTCATCGCCTATGGCAAGGCGACCTGGCCGCACATGATGGCGCGTGCGATGCTGGCCGAACAGCTCTACCGCGCCACCAGCATCCTGGCCGGCCATCCCTATCATCGCGAGGGTTGA
- a CDS encoding peptidoglycan DD-metalloendopeptidase family protein: MRGRAFILALLAGAAALIALPGSAAAPARPVNLLDQERTALARALADARTAARRSATLEQQAESATEAADKAKAEARVVASKVQQAEAEIAAAEARVKIIATLQRAQKARLAARQQPLARLTAALQSMARRPTVLALVQPGSIDDLVRVRAVLATTLPRVEAETAALRKDIARSRDLARQAARAAGMQRASREQLAFRRAELARLEARSRARSRTLASTSQLEEERALGLSERARDLDSLVSDIEQSASLRQRLAALEGPVLRPPRPEASEVVENAPSPVRTGRPAYRLPTAGAIVTGFGEVATTGVRSRGITLASRPGAQLIAPADGRIAFAGTYRGFGQIVIIEHVGGWTSLITGLARTSAKVGERVAQGDPIGRAADIRPRVTVELRRNGRPIDIAALIS, from the coding sequence ATGCGGGGGCGCGCATTCATCCTGGCTCTGCTCGCGGGCGCTGCCGCACTCATCGCGCTGCCCGGAAGCGCCGCCGCGCCTGCACGCCCGGTCAACCTGCTCGACCAGGAACGCACCGCACTCGCCCGCGCGCTCGCCGATGCGCGCACCGCCGCCAGACGCAGTGCGACGCTGGAGCAGCAGGCCGAGAGCGCGACCGAAGCCGCCGACAAGGCCAAGGCAGAAGCGCGCGTCGTCGCCTCCAAGGTGCAGCAGGCAGAGGCTGAAATCGCCGCCGCCGAAGCGCGGGTCAAGATCATAGCCACGCTTCAGCGCGCGCAAAAGGCGCGGCTCGCCGCCCGCCAGCAGCCGCTCGCAAGGCTGACTGCGGCGCTCCAGTCGATGGCGCGCAGGCCCACCGTGCTCGCACTGGTCCAGCCCGGATCGATCGATGATCTGGTTCGTGTCCGCGCCGTGCTGGCCACCACCCTGCCAAGGGTCGAGGCAGAGACCGCCGCGCTGCGCAAGGATATTGCCCGGTCGCGCGATCTGGCGCGCCAGGCTGCGCGCGCCGCCGGAATGCAGCGCGCAAGCCGCGAGCAGCTCGCCTTTCGGCGCGCCGAACTGGCGCGGCTCGAAGCCCGCTCGCGGGCCCGATCGCGCACACTCGCCAGCACCTCGCAGCTGGAAGAGGAGCGCGCGCTGGGCCTCAGCGAACGCGCGCGCGATCTCGACAGCCTCGTCAGCGATATCGAACAGAGCGCCAGCCTGCGCCAGCGCCTCGCCGCGCTGGAAGGTCCGGTGCTGCGCCCGCCCCGCCCCGAAGCGTCCGAAGTCGTCGAGAACGCCCCCAGCCCGGTCCGCACCGGTCGCCCCGCCTATCGCCTGCCGACAGCGGGCGCGATCGTCACCGGCTTTGGCGAGGTCGCGACCACCGGCGTGCGCTCGCGCGGCATCACGCTGGCCTCCCGCCCCGGCGCGCAACTGATCGCGCCTGCCGATGGTCGCATCGCCTTTGCCGGGACCTATCGCGGCTTCGGTCAGATCGTCATCATCGAGCATGTCGGCGGTTGGACCAGCCTGATCACCGGGCTTGCGCGCACCAGTGCCAAGGTCGGCGAGCGTGTGGCACAGGGCGATCCCATAGGCCGCGCCGCCGATATTCGCCCGAGGGTCACCGTTGAACTGCGCCGCAACGGACGCCCGATCGATATTGCGGCGCTGATCAGCTGA